Proteins co-encoded in one Cucurbita pepo subsp. pepo cultivar mu-cu-16 chromosome LG15, ASM280686v2, whole genome shotgun sequence genomic window:
- the LOC111811901 gene encoding uncharacterized protein LOC111811901 codes for MASRSFLVVLLLVALVASPAMAGHHHTHSKSPAPAPSPVVSEAPLAPAPSPVSAPAPAESGAGVIGTGFAGSMAVGVGIFAAALF; via the coding sequence ATGGCCTCCAGAAGCTTCCTTGTTGTTCTTTTGCTCGTTGCCTTGGTAGCTTCTCCGGCAATGGCGGGGCACCACCACACCCACTCGAAGTCGCCAGCGCCGGCGCCGTCCCCGGTCGTTTCTGAAGCTCCTTTGGCCCCTGCACCGTCCCCTGTTTCAGCGCCTGCACCGGCGGAGAGCGGCGCTGGTGTTATTGGTACAGGATTTGCTGGATCTATGGCTGTTGGTGTTGGGATTTTTGCTGCTGCTTTGTTTTAG
- the LOC111811900 gene encoding uncharacterized protein LOC111811900 isoform X2 — protein MSSNSGHFWSFTILRFRTLLLQLSHKIDTSAPAGGFRRRPVSEPPQSSSIAVVPYSFRSFGLSSLLRSYCPRAKWIFGSLLSLLVPSWNKWQALEDEAEKVIEEAENAAEVVEKVAELTEKVSAEIGETLPEKSKVKEAAEVVEKYSKEIAHHALLAQHILHKVEEWKQKLDKSEAEE, from the exons ATGTCGTCCAACTCTGGTCATTTCTGGAGCTTCACAATCCTCAGATTCCGAACCTtgcttcttcaactttctcaTAAGATAGACACCTCCGCCCCCGCCGGTGGGTTCCGTCGTCGTCCGGTATCTGAGCCGCCGCAGAGTTCCTCCATTGCCGTGGTTCCGTACAGCTTCCGTTCCTTTGGTCTGTCGTCCCTCCTCAGATCTTATTGTCCCAG GGCAAAATGGATATTTGGGTCCCTATTGTCTCTCTTGGTACCTAGTTGGAATAAATGGCAAGCTCTTGAAG ATGAAGCGGAAAAGGTGATCGAAGAGGCGGAGAATGCAGCAGAAGTAGTAGAAAAGGTAGCGGAATTAACAGAGAAGGTATCAGCAGAAATTGGGGAGACACTTCCTGAGAAGAGTAAGGTGAAAGAAGCAGCTGAAGTGGTAGAGAAGTATTCCAAGGAAATTGCCCATCATGCCCTCCTAGCACAACACATCCTCCACAAG GTGGAAGAATGGAAGCAAAAGCTAGACAAATCAGAGGCAGAAGAatag
- the LOC111811900 gene encoding uncharacterized protein LOC111811900 isoform X1: protein MSSNSGHFWSFTILRFRTLLLQLSHKIDTSAPAGGFRRRPVSEPPQSSSIAVVPYSFRSFGLSSLLRSYCPRAKWIFGSLLSLLVPSWNKWQALEDEAEKVIEEAENAAEVVEKVAELTEKVSAEIGETLPEKSKVKEAAEVVEKYSKEIAHHALLAQHILHKDSHPFIPHPSHLWDIRDIR, encoded by the exons ATGTCGTCCAACTCTGGTCATTTCTGGAGCTTCACAATCCTCAGATTCCGAACCTtgcttcttcaactttctcaTAAGATAGACACCTCCGCCCCCGCCGGTGGGTTCCGTCGTCGTCCGGTATCTGAGCCGCCGCAGAGTTCCTCCATTGCCGTGGTTCCGTACAGCTTCCGTTCCTTTGGTCTGTCGTCCCTCCTCAGATCTTATTGTCCCAG GGCAAAATGGATATTTGGGTCCCTATTGTCTCTCTTGGTACCTAGTTGGAATAAATGGCAAGCTCTTGAAG ATGAAGCGGAAAAGGTGATCGAAGAGGCGGAGAATGCAGCAGAAGTAGTAGAAAAGGTAGCGGAATTAACAGAGAAGGTATCAGCAGAAATTGGGGAGACACTTCCTGAGAAGAGTAAGGTGAAAGAAGCAGCTGAAGTGGTAGAGAAGTATTCCAAGGAAATTGCCCATCATGCCCTCCTAGCACAACACATCCTCCACAAG GACAGTCATCCATTCATTCCACACCCATCCCACCTGTGGGACATTCGAGACATTCGTTAA
- the LOC111811891 gene encoding E3 ubiquitin-protein ligase RING1-like — protein sequence MDFLSSRKLLSDDADEDLNKFCPEYCLDHPSDSCSSDCLEKCPTLCSYISTSIPPPDFDDFNLSSAAKSPHKLSNLVTLTIALLSFTFLLVLCYAVYARFYSARRRQIRRLDSPPPPTHHLHHHGPVLDHPIWYIRTIGLPPAVIDTIAVCKFKSGEGLIDGTECSVCLSEFEEDETLRLLPKCSHAFHLPCIDTWLRSHTNCPMCRAPVVAHSAPPTPTPPPAETQMANLQEEEENAANSGENSTRNEEQDEIHLESDNQAMRRSVSLDLPSALQISSVLGVVNEKMDWEGESEQRNGNFSEKSEGSMNRSVSCSGGFLMRSSNHS from the coding sequence ATGGATTTCCTCTCTTCCAGAAAGCTTCTCTCCGACGACGCCGACGAAGACCTCAACAAATTCTGCCCTGAATACTGCCTCGATCACCCTTCCGATTCCTGCTCCTCCGATTGCCTCGAAAAATGCCCTACACTCTGTTCTTACATCTCTACTTCAATCCCGCCGCCCGATTTTGACGATTTCAATCTCTCCTCCGCCGCCAAATCGCCGCATAAACTCTCCAATTTGGTTACCTTAACCATCGCTCTCCTCTCTTTTACCTTCCTCCTCGTCCTCTGCTACGCCGTCTACGCCCGTTTCTACTCCGCCCGCCGTAGACAGATCCGCCGCCTCGATTCCCCACCGCCCCCAACCCaccacctccaccaccacGGCCCTGTTTTGGATCACCCCATTTGGTATATCCGTACCATCGGCCTCCCGCCGGCTGTTATCGACACCATCGCCGTCTGCAAATTCAAATCCGGCGAGGGTTTGATCGACGGAACAGAGTGCTCTGTTTGTTTAAGCGAATTCGAAGAGGATGAAACTTTAAGACTCTTGCCAAAATGTAGCCACGCTTTTCATCTCCCCTGTATCGATACTTGGCTTCGATCCCACACCAATTGCCCCATGTGCCGCGCTCCCGTCGTAGCTCACTCCGCTCCACCGACACCGACACCGCCTCCGGCCGAAACCCAGATGGCGAATTTacaggaggaagaagaaaacgcCGCCAATTCAGGGGAAAATTCCACGAGAAACGAAGAACAAGATGAAATCCATTTAGAAAGTGACAATCAGGCGATGAGAAGATCGGTGTCTTTAGATTTGCCCTCTGCTCTTCAAATCAGCTCTGTTCTTGGTGTTGTTAATGAAAAAATGGATTGGGAAGGTGAATCGGAGCAGAGAAATGGGAATTTCTCGGAGAAATCAGAGGGGAGTATGAACAGGTCAGTTTCTTGCAGTGGGGGGTTTCTGATGAGAAGCTCCAATCATAGTTGA